In Caldisericia bacterium, a genomic segment contains:
- a CDS encoding heavy metal translocating P-type ATPase, giving the protein MFRKRFWICLVLSVPVVIFSPIPQRLLGFKIPTFPWSEWIPFLFSLVIFSYGGIPFLQMSIPELRHRRPGMMTLISLAISIAFVYSILAQITNLGEGFFWELVTLIDVMLLGHWLEMRSVRQASGALNELAKLMPDTAERILPDGSVEIVSTSALHIGDLVLVRPGTSIPADGEVVDGESNVNEAMITGESRPVSKLPGSKVIAGTINGDGSLRIRVTAIGDQTALAGIMRLVKQAQMSKSPTQVLADRAAGWLFYIALIVAAITAIGWTITVGFNVEVLMRVVTVLVIACPHALGLAVPLVVAITTALGAKNGILVRDRLALETARDIDIVVFDKTGTLTEGKFGVVGIAVNKGWNENDALALAAAIEGDSEHLIAQAIRKAAQDRGLTLPSVSEFTALKGRGVRAFFNNKSVYVGGPRMLEMLDLHPPDYFKTFIQTAGEKAQSVVYLIVDKQVVAAFAVADVIRPESKEAVRRLHEMGIEVAMLTGDSQEVAQAVAAELGIDYVFAQVLPEHKVQIVADLQTKGKRVAVVGDGVNDAPALTKADVGIAIGSGTDVAIESAGVILVKSNPLDVVKVIALSRASYHKMIQNLWWAAGYNIIALPLAAGVLARWGILFSPAIGALFMSLSTIIVAINAQLLRSERLSILTPTK; this is encoded by the coding sequence ATTTTCAGTCCTATACCCCAACGCTTATTAGGCTTTAAAATACCAACCTTCCCATGGAGTGAGTGGATTCCTTTCTTATTTTCACTTGTCATTTTCAGTTATGGTGGTATACCTTTCCTTCAAATGTCCATACCTGAATTACGACATCGCAGACCAGGTATGATGACACTGATTTCTTTAGCAATCTCCATTGCTTTTGTTTATAGTATTCTGGCACAAATTACCAATCTTGGAGAGGGATTCTTTTGGGAACTAGTTACATTAATTGATGTAATGCTTCTTGGTCACTGGCTTGAAATGCGTTCTGTACGTCAAGCCTCTGGTGCTTTAAACGAACTTGCTAAATTAATGCCAGATACTGCTGAACGTATTTTACCAGATGGAAGTGTTGAAATTGTTTCTACTTCTGCTTTACACATCGGAGATCTTGTATTGGTACGCCCAGGCACAAGCATACCTGCTGATGGCGAAGTAGTTGATGGTGAGTCAAATGTTAATGAAGCGATGATCACTGGGGAATCTCGTCCTGTTAGTAAATTACCTGGATCAAAAGTTATTGCTGGAACAATTAATGGAGATGGTAGTTTGCGTATTCGCGTTACCGCTATTGGTGATCAAACTGCACTAGCAGGTATTATGCGTCTTGTAAAACAAGCGCAAATGTCTAAGTCTCCAACTCAAGTGCTCGCTGATCGTGCAGCAGGTTGGCTATTTTACATTGCCTTGATTGTAGCTGCTATTACTGCCATTGGATGGACCATAACTGTTGGTTTCAATGTTGAAGTTCTTATGCGTGTTGTTACAGTATTGGTTATTGCTTGTCCACACGCACTTGGTTTGGCTGTTCCATTGGTTGTTGCTATAACAACAGCACTTGGAGCTAAAAATGGAATTTTAGTTCGTGATCGATTGGCATTAGAAACCGCTCGTGATATAGATATAGTAGTTTTTGACAAAACTGGAACTCTAACCGAAGGTAAATTTGGTGTGGTAGGCATTGCAGTAAATAAGGGCTGGAATGAAAATGATGCATTAGCCCTTGCTGCAGCTATTGAAGGTGACTCGGAACATCTTATTGCCCAAGCAATACGGAAGGCAGCACAAGATCGTGGACTTACATTACCTTCTGTTAGTGAGTTCACTGCCTTGAAAGGGCGTGGTGTACGAGCCTTTTTCAATAATAAATCTGTTTATGTGGGTGGTCCACGCATGTTAGAAATGTTAGATTTACATCCGCCAGACTATTTTAAAACTTTTATCCAAACTGCAGGGGAGAAAGCGCAATCAGTAGTTTATTTAATTGTTGATAAACAAGTAGTTGCTGCATTCGCTGTAGCAGATGTTATACGCCCTGAAAGCAAAGAAGCTGTTCGTCGATTACATGAAATGGGTATTGAGGTTGCAATGTTAACAGGTGATAGTCAAGAAGTAGCACAGGCTGTTGCTGCTGAATTGGGTATTGATTATGTCTTTGCTCAAGTTCTCCCAGAACATAAAGTTCAGATAGTGGCTGATTTACAAACTAAAGGAAAACGTGTTGCTGTAGTTGGCGATGGAGTAAATGATGCACCAGCCCTAACCAAAGCGGATGTTGGAATTGCAATTGGCAGTGGTACAGATGTTGCAATCGAATCTGCTGGAGTAATTCTGGTTAAAAGTAATCCATTAGATGTGGTTAAGGTAATTGCTCTAAGTCGAGCTAGTTACCATAAGATGATCCAAAATCTATGGTGGGCTGCTGGCTACAACATTATTGCTCTACCACTTGCAGCAGGTGTTCTCGCTCGTTGGGGTATTTTGTTTTCTCCAGCCATTGGAGCACTCTTTATGTCACTTAGCACAATTATTGTTGCCATAAATGCTCAATTGTTACGTAGTGAGCGTCTATCAATACTAACACCCACTAAGTGA